In Candidatus Desulfofervidus auxilii, one genomic interval encodes:
- the rpsI gene encoding 30S ribosomal protein S9 gives MTERFYATGKRKTAIAKVWLSPGSGKIFVNKKPYEEYFERETALMIVRQPLELTQMLTKLDAIASVKGGGKTGQAEAIRHGIAKALVSFNPELRLILKKAGLLTRDARIKERKKYGLAGARRSFQFSKR, from the coding sequence ATGACAGAAAGGTTTTATGCCACAGGTAAAAGGAAAACAGCTATTGCCAAGGTCTGGTTATCTCCAGGGTCAGGGAAAATCTTTGTAAACAAAAAACCCTATGAAGAATATTTTGAAAGAGAAACGGCTTTAATGATTGTTCGACAACCCCTAGAATTAACTCAAATGTTAACCAAACTAGATGCCATCGCTAGTGTAAAAGGGGGTGGCAAAACGGGCCAAGCCGAGGCTATTCGCCATGGTATTGCCAAAGCCTTAGTATCTTTTAACCCAGAACTAAGACTTATTTTAAAAAAAGCAGGCCTTTTGACCCGTGATGCTCGTATTAAAGAAAGAAAAAAATATGGCTTGGCAGGGGCCAGAAGAAGCTTCCAATTCTCTAAACGTTAA